A window of Lytechinus variegatus isolate NC3 chromosome 15, Lvar_3.0, whole genome shotgun sequence contains these coding sequences:
- the LOC121428570 gene encoding spliceosome RNA helicase Ddx39b, giving the protein MADENDQELLDYEDEEAQETADAGGDAVKQQKETKAKGYVSIHSSGFRDFLLKPELLRAIVDCGFEHPSEVQHECIPQAILGMDVLCQAKSGMGKTAVFVLATLQQLDPVDGQVSVLVMCHTRELAFQIAKEYERFSKYMPTVKVGVFFGGVSIKKDEQTIKTNCPHIVVGTPGRTLALGRQKILNLKHVKHFILDECDKMLEELDMRRDVQEIFRMTPHEKQVMMFSATLSKEVRPVCKKFMQDPMEVYVDDETKLTLHGLQQYYVKLKDNEKNRKLFDLLDVLEFNQVVIFVKSVQRCIALCSLLVEQNFPAIGIHRSMQQDERLARYQAFKTFQKRILVATNLFGRGMDIERVNIVFNYDMPEDSDTYLHRVARAGRFGTKGLAVTFVSDEEDAKILNDVQDRFEVNIGELPEEIDMASYIEQA; this is encoded by the exons ATGGCTGATGAAAATGATCAAGAGCTTTTGGATTACGAAGATGAGGAGGCACAAGAGACTGCTGATGCTGGTGGAGATGCAGTAAAACAGCAGAAGGAAACAAAAGCTAAGGGTTACGTATCAATCCACAGTTCAGGATTCAGAGATTTCTTGCTGAAACCAGAGCTTCTCAGAGCCATTGTTGATTGTGGTTTTGAACATCCGTCAGAAG TTCAGCATGAATGCATTCCACAAGCAATCTTGGGTATGGATGTTTTGTGTCAAGCTAAAAGTGGTATGGGTAAAACAGCCGTATTCGTTCTAGCTACCCTTCAACAGTTAGATCCTGTCGATGGCCAG GTCTCTGTACTGGTCATGTGTCACACGCGTGAGCTGGCTTTCCAGATTGCCAAAGAATATGAACGGTTCAGTAAGTACATGCCAACTGTCAAGGTTGGTGTGTTCTTTGGAGGCGTTAGCATCAAGAAGGATGAGCAAACCATCAAAACAAATTGCCCTCACATCGTAGTAGGTACACCCGGAAGGACGCTTGCCCTTGGACGTCAGAAGATCCTCAATCTCAAACATGTGAAGCACTTCATCCTGGACGAATGTGACAAGATGCTTGAAGAACTTG ATATGAGACGAGATGTCCAGGAGATTTTCCGCATGACACCCCATGAGAAGCAAGTCATGATGTTCAGTGCTACCCTCAGCAAAGAAGTGCGACCTGTCTGCAAGAAATTCATGCAAGAT CCAATGGAGGTTTATGTGGATGATGAAACCAAGTTGACACTCCATGGTCTTCAACAGTACTACGTCAAACTCAAGGACAATGAGAAGAACAGGAAGCTATTTGATCTTCTAGATGTCTTAGAATTCAACCAG GTTGTCATCTTTGTAAAGAGTGTACAACGATGCATTGCACTCTGCTCTCTTCTGGTGGAGCAAAACTTCCCTGCCATTGGTATCCATAGATCCATGCAACAAGACGAAAG GTTAGCAAGATACCAAGCTTTCAAGACCTTCCAGAAGCGTATCCTAGTCGCTACTAACCTCTTTGGTCGTGGAATGGATATTGAGAGAGTTAACATTGTCTTCAATTATGACATGCCAGAGGATTCAGATACCTACCTCCATAGA GTCGCTCGAGCTGGACGTTTTGGCACCAAAGGTTTGGCTGTCACGTTTGTTTCAGATGAGGAAGATGCTAAGATCCTGAATGATGTCCAAGATCGATTTGAAGTCAATATTGGTGAACTACCAGAAGAGATAGATATGGCTTCATACA TTGAACAAGCCTAA
- the LOC121428643 gene encoding prostaglandin E synthase 2-like: MGTASTWQGILFNMAAPMRYTTVRSALHFGRSFPQNATKFHGNNFIKTRLFSQQNRFTFIKSNRGSIMKSLSAVSGLICGAYIGQRWMSTGESRQTWGLLSPIAKQRGQVWDGEKCTDEPQLLNRKPRMLSAEDSAKLNLTLYQYQVCPFCCKVRAYLDYFGVPYTIVEVNPVFRKEIKFSEYRKVPILVQSSPGKEDIQLNDSSVIISILTSFMVTKEKDLSRLISYYPKMTYTNEKGKEVSEFTNRFNIMLLETPGLSKAEKAEMKWRKWVDEVLVHYLPPNIYRSPSESLQAFSYISSLGNFNAVEKVIMKYVGAAGMYFVAMKLKRKYNVKPDARESLYDAANEWMGVVGKKDFMGGDKPNLADLSVYGVLSSIEGLDAFNDMCRMTKIGPWYQRTKQAVESHAGAH; encoded by the exons ATGGGTACAGCTTCAACTTGGCAAGGAATATTATTTAACATGGCAGCCCCCATGCGTTACACAACTGTGAGGTCCGCTCTTCATTTTGGGCGATCATTCCCTCAAAATGCCACGAAATTTCATGGAAATAACTTTATAAAAACTAGACTCTTTTCGCAACAGAATCGGTTTACTTTTATCAAGAGCAACAGGGGCAGTATTATGAAATCTCTGAGCGCAGTTTCAGGATTGATTTGTGGGGCTTACATCGGGCAGCGATGGATGAGCACGGGAGAGTCTCGGCAGACCTGGGGCCTACTATCGCCTATCGCCAAGCAGCGGGGACAAGTTTGGGATGGAGAGAAATGCACAGACGAACCTCAGCTATTGAACAGAAAACCGCGTATGCTGTCTGCCGAGGATTCAGCAAAGTTGAATTTGACTCTTTACCAATATCAAGTTTGTCCATTTTGTTGTAAAGTGCGAGCATATTTGGATTATTTTGGTGTTCCGTACACAATTGTAGAAGTTAATCCCGTGTTTAGGAAAgagattaaattttcagaatacagaaAAGTTCCCATCTTGGTACAATCCTCTCCAGGAAAGGAAGATATT CAACTGAATGACTCGTCTGTTATCATTAGCATTCTAACATCATTTATGGTGACCAAGGAGAAGGATTTGAGTCGTCTGATTTCATACTATCCTAAGATGACATATACCAatgagaagggaaaagaggtgTCAGAATTCActaacagatttaacatcatgTTGCTTGAAACACCAGGACTCTCAAAAGCAGAAAA ggcAGAGATGAAGTGGAGAAAATGGGTGGATGAGGTTCTGGTTCACTATCTTCCTCCAAACATCTACCGATCACCATCAGAATCTCTTCAAGCATTCTCTTACATCTCGAGTCTGGGAAACTTTAATGCTGTGGAGAAGGTCATCATGAAGTATGTTGGAGCTGCTGGAATGTACTTTGTTGCAATGAAACTCAAGAGGAA GTATAATGTCAAGCCTGATGCTCGTGAATCTCTGTATGATGCAGCCAATGAATGGATGGGTGTGGTTGGAAAGAAAGATTTCATGGGAGGTGATAAACCAAACCTTGCTGACTTG TCAGTGTATGGTGTACTGAGCTCTATCGAGGGACTAGATGCTTTCAATGACATGTGTAGAATGACAAAGATTGGCCCGTGGTACCAACGAACAAAACAAGCTGTCGAATCTCACGCTGGTGCTCATTGA